From a region of the Castor canadensis chromosome 7, mCasCan1.hap1v2, whole genome shotgun sequence genome:
- the Ddi2 gene encoding protein DDI1 homolog 2 isoform X3: MVLMWACIKSRQQNIEENMTIAMEEAPESFGQVVMLYINCKVNGHPVKAFVDSGAQMTIMSQACAERCNIMRLVDRRWAGIAKGVGTQKIIGRVHLAQVQIEGDFLACSFSILEEQPMDMLLGLDMLKRHQCSIDLKKNVLVIGTTGSQTTFLPEGELPECARLAYGAGREDVRPEEIADQELAEAIQKSAEDAEKSGKESTSLGMSSLPTLDGFNHPSHSSGQSPEIGSPTSLARSVSASVCPIKPSDPDSIEPTAVKTLKASAEFQINSKKKEHFPLQDHSDLASSADQSLDMPLHNSSEEAVIADNLEKSTERSTQGLKFYLHTRQEASLSVTSTRMHEPLMLIDERCRHPKSQNLSPVNGLQQHIEPGSEQHEVVQKNTPCDREHLCDMGDLELDEERHQDQQNIVDLEATMKGYGQKNMDLTSTEKCFLPSGCCSDSETLMEVDTLDQSLVAVLNSAGSLSASVNNTDALDLTSDNPSMEVETSKCNPSSENLSNAISTQDLQPPRSNIEMCGTNKEYGCSSPSLSLCGCCQPSVESAEEPCSSITAALKELHELLVISSKPASENTPEEVTCQSEIVADHQTGIKDLSERWTQSEHLTLDDECPQVSYHQTRLVSVKTENLGTTPCTDIEDVKNTSSGGLGDDLSADKEGVPRSRESVSKNSSGTITSAKSNQLHCPLGVENSPRLVAGEEDTLSQTSEQTKSLPSSFILVEDLGQGIHYPVTDRPETRENDCPAAARPFLELEPLTSQPSSIPSILPPLVFPATDIDRLVRAGFTLQEALGALRQVGGNADLALLVLLAKSIVVPT; the protein is encoded by the exons ATGGTTCTCATGTGGGCCTGCATTAAAAGCAG GCAACAGAACATTGAGGAAAACATGACAATAGCCATGGAAGAGGCTCCAGAAAGCTTTGGCCAAGTTGTGATGCTTTATATTAACTGCAAAGTGAATGGACATCCTGTGAAAGCCTTTGTTGACTCAG gTGCCCAGATGACTATTATGAGCCAAGCTTGTGCAGAAAGGTGCAATATAATGAGATTAGTGGACCGTCGGTGGGCAGGGATTGCCAAAGGAGTGGGCACTCAGAAGATTATTGGAAGAGTACATCTAG CTCAGGTTCAGATTGAAGGAGACTTCCTGGCATGTTCCTTCTCTATACTTGAGGAGCAGCCCATGGACATGCTTCTAGGACTGGACATGCTTAAAAGGCATCAG TGTTCTATTGACCTCAAGAAAAATGTCCTAGTGATCGGCACCACAGGCTCCCAGACCACCTTCCTTCCTGAGGGAGAGCTACCGGAGTGTGCCCGGTTGGCTTATGGGGCTGGGCGAGAGGACGTGCGGCCAGAGGAGATTGCAGACCAAGAGTTAGCAGAAGCCATTCAGAAGTCAGCAGAGGATGCAG AGAAAAGCGGTAAAGAATCTACCTCACTGGGAATGTCATCATTACCAACTTTAGATGGATTTAACCATCCATCCCATTCTTCAGGACAGAGTCCTGAGATTGGTAGTCCTACAAGTCTTGCTCGCTCTGTCTCTGCTTCAGTCTGCCCTATCAAGCCCAGTGACCCAGATAGCATTGAACCTACAGCTGTGAAGACTTTGAAGGCTTCAGCTGAATTCCAGATAAActctaaaaagaaagaacattttcctCTACAGGATCATTCTGATCTCGCTTCCTCAGCAGACCAGAGTCTAGATATGCCTTTGCATAATTCCTCTGAAGAAGCAGTCATAGCAGATAATCTGGAGAAATCTACTGAAAGAAGtacccagggcctcaagttttATCTTCACACAAGACAGGAAGCTAGTTTATCTGTCACAAGTACTAGGATGCATGAACCATTGATGCTTATAGATGAAAGGTGTCGGCATCCAAAAAGTCAAAACCTGAGTCCAGTGAATGGCCTTCAGCAGCACATAGAACCAGGGAGTGAACAGCATGAAGTGGTACAGAAGAATACTCCATGTGACAGAGAGCATCTTTGTGACATGGGGGACCTTGAACTTGATGAAGAAAGACACCAGGACCAGCAAAATATTGTTGATTTGGAAGCTACGATGAAAGGGTATGGACAAAAAAATATGGATCTTACAAGTACAGAGAAATGTTTTCTACCTTCAGGATGCTGCTCAGACTCAGAAACACTTATGGAAGTAGATACGCTTGACCAGTCCCTAGTTGCTGTGCTTAACTCAGCAGGTAGTCTGAGTGCAAGTGTCAACAACACTGATGCATTGGATCTCACTTCAGATAATCCTTCGATGGAAGTAGAAACATCAAAATGTAACCCCTCATCTGAAAATTTGAGTAATGCCATCTCCACTCAGGATTTACAGCCCCCAAGAAGTAATATTGAAATGTGTGgaacaaataaagaatatggCTGTTCCTCCCCCTCTTTAAGTTTGTGTGGCTGTTGTCAGCCCTCTGTGGAGTCAGCAGAAGAACCTTGTTCATCCATAACAGCAGCTTTGAAAGAACTTCATGAACTTTTGGTCATTAGTAGTAAGCCAGCTTCAGAAAATACACCTGAGGAAGTTACCTGTCAATCGGAAATTGTAGCTGACCACCAAACAGGTATTAAGGACCTTTCAGAAAGGTGGACCCAAAGTGAGCATCTGACCCTCGATGATGAGTGTCCACAAGTCTCCTATCACCAGACCAGATTGGTATCAGTAAAGACAGAAAACTTAGGCACCACACCTTGTACTGACATAGAAGATGTAAAAAATACTAGTTCCGGGGGTTTAGGTGATGATCTATCAGCTGACAAGGAAGGTGTCCCCAGATCTAGGGAGTCAGTAAGCAAGAACAGTTCTGGCACTATAACTTCAGCTAAATCTAATCAATTACACTGCCCCTTAGGTGTAGAGAATTCACCCAGACTTGTAGCAGGTGAGGAGGATACACTCAGTCAGACTTCTGAGCAAACTAAGTCTTTGCCATCCAGTTTCATACTGGTTGAAGACTTGGGTCAGGGCATACATTACCCAGTAACAGACAGACCTGAAACCAGAGAAAATGACTGTCCTGCAGCTGCAAGGCCGTTTCTTGAATTGGAACCACTGACCAGCCAGCCATCATCAATTCCCTCCATTCTTCCACCATTAGTTTTTCCTGCCACAGATATTGACCGGCTTGTCCGTGCTGGCTTCACTTTGCAGGAAGCTCTTGGGGCTCTGCGTCAAGTTGGCGGGAATGCAGACCTTGCACTTCTTGTTCTGCTAGCAAAGAGCATCGTTGTTCCTACGTAA
- the Ddi2 gene encoding protein DDI1 homolog 2 isoform X2, translated as MLGVARTWKQTQSKSKPFTKQRNGALEEEQGVRAGSPGAQRQAGQIVHAERPLTDNHRSLASYGLKDGDVVILRQKENADPRPSVQFPNLPRIDFSSIAVPGTSSPRQRQPPRAQQPHSSPGEMASTPQGLDNPALLRDMLLANPHELSLLKERNPPLAEALLSGDLERFSRVLVEQQQDRARREQERIRLFSADPFDLEAQAKIEEDIRQQNIEENMTIAMEEAPESFGQVVMLYINCKVNGHPVKAFVDSGAQMTIMSQACAERCNIMRLVDRRWAGIAKGVGTQKIIGRVHLAQVQIEGDFLACSFSILEEQPMDMLLGLDMLKRHQCSIDLKKNVLVIGTTGSQTTFLPEGELPECARLAYGAGREDVRPEEIADQELAEAIQKSAEDAEKSGKESTSLGMSSLPTLDGFNHPSHSSGQSPEIGSPTSLARSVSASVCPIKPSDPDSIEPTAVKTLKASAEFQINSKKKEHFPLQDHSDLASSADQSLDMPLHNSSEEAVIADNLEKSTERSTQGLKFYLHTRQEASLSVTSTRMHEPLMLIDERCRHPKSQNLSPVNGLQQHIEPGSEQHEVVQKNTPCDREHLCDMGDLELDEERHQDQQNIVDLEATMKGYGQKNMDLTSTEKCFLPSGCCSDSETLMEVDTLDQSLVAVLNSAGSLSASVNNTDALDLTSDNPSMEVETSKCNPSSENLSNAISTQDLQPPRSNIEMCGTNKEYGCSSPSLSLCGCCQPSVESAEEPCSSITAALKELHELLVISSKPASENTPEEVTCQSEIVADHQTGIKDLSERWTQSEHLTLDDECPQVSYHQTRLVSVKTENLGTTPCTDIEDVKNTSSGGLGDDLSADKEGVPRSRESVSKNSSGTITSAKSNQLHCPLGVENSPRLVAGEEDTLSQTSEQTKSLPSSFILVEDLGQGIHYPVTDRPETRENDCPAAARPFLELEPLTSQPSSIPSILPPLVFPATDIDRLVRAGFTLQEALGALRQVGGNADLALLVLLAKSIVVPT; from the exons ATTGTCCATGCTGAAAGACCTCTCACAGACAACCACAGGTCACTGGCTTCTTACGGCTTGAAAGATGGGGATGTTGTGATTTTACGACAGAAGGAGAATGCAGACCCTCGACCTTCAGTGCAGTTCCCAA ATTTACCCCGGATAGACTTCAGTAGCATAGCTGTGCCCGGCACATCAAGTCCCCGGCAGCGCCAGCCACCAAGAGCACAGCAGCCCCACTCATCTCCTGGAGAAATGGCATCAACTCCTCAGGGCTTGGACAACCCAGCCTTGCTCCGAGACATGCTACTAGCCAACCCACATGAGCTGTCCTTGCTGAAGGAGCGCAACCCACCCTTGGCTGAAGCTCTGCTCAGTGGAGATCTTG AGAGGTTTTCCAGGGTCCTAGTGGAGCAGCAGCAGGACCGAGCCCGGAGAGAGCAAGAAAGGATTCGTCTCTTTTCTGCTGATCCCTTTGATCTTGAAGCTCAGGCAAAGATAGAAGAAGATATAAG GCAACAGAACATTGAGGAAAACATGACAATAGCCATGGAAGAGGCTCCAGAAAGCTTTGGCCAAGTTGTGATGCTTTATATTAACTGCAAAGTGAATGGACATCCTGTGAAAGCCTTTGTTGACTCAG gTGCCCAGATGACTATTATGAGCCAAGCTTGTGCAGAAAGGTGCAATATAATGAGATTAGTGGACCGTCGGTGGGCAGGGATTGCCAAAGGAGTGGGCACTCAGAAGATTATTGGAAGAGTACATCTAG CTCAGGTTCAGATTGAAGGAGACTTCCTGGCATGTTCCTTCTCTATACTTGAGGAGCAGCCCATGGACATGCTTCTAGGACTGGACATGCTTAAAAGGCATCAG TGTTCTATTGACCTCAAGAAAAATGTCCTAGTGATCGGCACCACAGGCTCCCAGACCACCTTCCTTCCTGAGGGAGAGCTACCGGAGTGTGCCCGGTTGGCTTATGGGGCTGGGCGAGAGGACGTGCGGCCAGAGGAGATTGCAGACCAAGAGTTAGCAGAAGCCATTCAGAAGTCAGCAGAGGATGCAG AGAAAAGCGGTAAAGAATCTACCTCACTGGGAATGTCATCATTACCAACTTTAGATGGATTTAACCATCCATCCCATTCTTCAGGACAGAGTCCTGAGATTGGTAGTCCTACAAGTCTTGCTCGCTCTGTCTCTGCTTCAGTCTGCCCTATCAAGCCCAGTGACCCAGATAGCATTGAACCTACAGCTGTGAAGACTTTGAAGGCTTCAGCTGAATTCCAGATAAActctaaaaagaaagaacattttcctCTACAGGATCATTCTGATCTCGCTTCCTCAGCAGACCAGAGTCTAGATATGCCTTTGCATAATTCCTCTGAAGAAGCAGTCATAGCAGATAATCTGGAGAAATCTACTGAAAGAAGtacccagggcctcaagttttATCTTCACACAAGACAGGAAGCTAGTTTATCTGTCACAAGTACTAGGATGCATGAACCATTGATGCTTATAGATGAAAGGTGTCGGCATCCAAAAAGTCAAAACCTGAGTCCAGTGAATGGCCTTCAGCAGCACATAGAACCAGGGAGTGAACAGCATGAAGTGGTACAGAAGAATACTCCATGTGACAGAGAGCATCTTTGTGACATGGGGGACCTTGAACTTGATGAAGAAAGACACCAGGACCAGCAAAATATTGTTGATTTGGAAGCTACGATGAAAGGGTATGGACAAAAAAATATGGATCTTACAAGTACAGAGAAATGTTTTCTACCTTCAGGATGCTGCTCAGACTCAGAAACACTTATGGAAGTAGATACGCTTGACCAGTCCCTAGTTGCTGTGCTTAACTCAGCAGGTAGTCTGAGTGCAAGTGTCAACAACACTGATGCATTGGATCTCACTTCAGATAATCCTTCGATGGAAGTAGAAACATCAAAATGTAACCCCTCATCTGAAAATTTGAGTAATGCCATCTCCACTCAGGATTTACAGCCCCCAAGAAGTAATATTGAAATGTGTGgaacaaataaagaatatggCTGTTCCTCCCCCTCTTTAAGTTTGTGTGGCTGTTGTCAGCCCTCTGTGGAGTCAGCAGAAGAACCTTGTTCATCCATAACAGCAGCTTTGAAAGAACTTCATGAACTTTTGGTCATTAGTAGTAAGCCAGCTTCAGAAAATACACCTGAGGAAGTTACCTGTCAATCGGAAATTGTAGCTGACCACCAAACAGGTATTAAGGACCTTTCAGAAAGGTGGACCCAAAGTGAGCATCTGACCCTCGATGATGAGTGTCCACAAGTCTCCTATCACCAGACCAGATTGGTATCAGTAAAGACAGAAAACTTAGGCACCACACCTTGTACTGACATAGAAGATGTAAAAAATACTAGTTCCGGGGGTTTAGGTGATGATCTATCAGCTGACAAGGAAGGTGTCCCCAGATCTAGGGAGTCAGTAAGCAAGAACAGTTCTGGCACTATAACTTCAGCTAAATCTAATCAATTACACTGCCCCTTAGGTGTAGAGAATTCACCCAGACTTGTAGCAGGTGAGGAGGATACACTCAGTCAGACTTCTGAGCAAACTAAGTCTTTGCCATCCAGTTTCATACTGGTTGAAGACTTGGGTCAGGGCATACATTACCCAGTAACAGACAGACCTGAAACCAGAGAAAATGACTGTCCTGCAGCTGCAAGGCCGTTTCTTGAATTGGAACCACTGACCAGCCAGCCATCATCAATTCCCTCCATTCTTCCACCATTAGTTTTTCCTGCCACAGATATTGACCGGCTTGTCCGTGCTGGCTTCACTTTGCAGGAAGCTCTTGGGGCTCTGCGTCAAGTTGGCGGGAATGCAGACCTTGCACTTCTTGTTCTGCTAGCAAAGAGCATCGTTGTTCCTACGTAA
- the Ddi2 gene encoding protein DDI1 homolog 2 isoform X1 encodes MLLTVYCVRRDLSEVTFSLQVDADFELHNFRALCELESGIPAAESQIVHAERPLTDNHRSLASYGLKDGDVVILRQKENADPRPSVQFPNLPRIDFSSIAVPGTSSPRQRQPPRAQQPHSSPGEMASTPQGLDNPALLRDMLLANPHELSLLKERNPPLAEALLSGDLERFSRVLVEQQQDRARREQERIRLFSADPFDLEAQAKIEEDIRQQNIEENMTIAMEEAPESFGQVVMLYINCKVNGHPVKAFVDSGAQMTIMSQACAERCNIMRLVDRRWAGIAKGVGTQKIIGRVHLAQVQIEGDFLACSFSILEEQPMDMLLGLDMLKRHQCSIDLKKNVLVIGTTGSQTTFLPEGELPECARLAYGAGREDVRPEEIADQELAEAIQKSAEDAEKSGKESTSLGMSSLPTLDGFNHPSHSSGQSPEIGSPTSLARSVSASVCPIKPSDPDSIEPTAVKTLKASAEFQINSKKKEHFPLQDHSDLASSADQSLDMPLHNSSEEAVIADNLEKSTERSTQGLKFYLHTRQEASLSVTSTRMHEPLMLIDERCRHPKSQNLSPVNGLQQHIEPGSEQHEVVQKNTPCDREHLCDMGDLELDEERHQDQQNIVDLEATMKGYGQKNMDLTSTEKCFLPSGCCSDSETLMEVDTLDQSLVAVLNSAGSLSASVNNTDALDLTSDNPSMEVETSKCNPSSENLSNAISTQDLQPPRSNIEMCGTNKEYGCSSPSLSLCGCCQPSVESAEEPCSSITAALKELHELLVISSKPASENTPEEVTCQSEIVADHQTGIKDLSERWTQSEHLTLDDECPQVSYHQTRLVSVKTENLGTTPCTDIEDVKNTSSGGLGDDLSADKEGVPRSRESVSKNSSGTITSAKSNQLHCPLGVENSPRLVAGEEDTLSQTSEQTKSLPSSFILVEDLGQGIHYPVTDRPETRENDCPAAARPFLELEPLTSQPSSIPSILPPLVFPATDIDRLVRAGFTLQEALGALRQVGGNADLALLVLLAKSIVVPT; translated from the exons ATTGTCCATGCTGAAAGACCTCTCACAGACAACCACAGGTCACTGGCTTCTTACGGCTTGAAAGATGGGGATGTTGTGATTTTACGACAGAAGGAGAATGCAGACCCTCGACCTTCAGTGCAGTTCCCAA ATTTACCCCGGATAGACTTCAGTAGCATAGCTGTGCCCGGCACATCAAGTCCCCGGCAGCGCCAGCCACCAAGAGCACAGCAGCCCCACTCATCTCCTGGAGAAATGGCATCAACTCCTCAGGGCTTGGACAACCCAGCCTTGCTCCGAGACATGCTACTAGCCAACCCACATGAGCTGTCCTTGCTGAAGGAGCGCAACCCACCCTTGGCTGAAGCTCTGCTCAGTGGAGATCTTG AGAGGTTTTCCAGGGTCCTAGTGGAGCAGCAGCAGGACCGAGCCCGGAGAGAGCAAGAAAGGATTCGTCTCTTTTCTGCTGATCCCTTTGATCTTGAAGCTCAGGCAAAGATAGAAGAAGATATAAG GCAACAGAACATTGAGGAAAACATGACAATAGCCATGGAAGAGGCTCCAGAAAGCTTTGGCCAAGTTGTGATGCTTTATATTAACTGCAAAGTGAATGGACATCCTGTGAAAGCCTTTGTTGACTCAG gTGCCCAGATGACTATTATGAGCCAAGCTTGTGCAGAAAGGTGCAATATAATGAGATTAGTGGACCGTCGGTGGGCAGGGATTGCCAAAGGAGTGGGCACTCAGAAGATTATTGGAAGAGTACATCTAG CTCAGGTTCAGATTGAAGGAGACTTCCTGGCATGTTCCTTCTCTATACTTGAGGAGCAGCCCATGGACATGCTTCTAGGACTGGACATGCTTAAAAGGCATCAG TGTTCTATTGACCTCAAGAAAAATGTCCTAGTGATCGGCACCACAGGCTCCCAGACCACCTTCCTTCCTGAGGGAGAGCTACCGGAGTGTGCCCGGTTGGCTTATGGGGCTGGGCGAGAGGACGTGCGGCCAGAGGAGATTGCAGACCAAGAGTTAGCAGAAGCCATTCAGAAGTCAGCAGAGGATGCAG AGAAAAGCGGTAAAGAATCTACCTCACTGGGAATGTCATCATTACCAACTTTAGATGGATTTAACCATCCATCCCATTCTTCAGGACAGAGTCCTGAGATTGGTAGTCCTACAAGTCTTGCTCGCTCTGTCTCTGCTTCAGTCTGCCCTATCAAGCCCAGTGACCCAGATAGCATTGAACCTACAGCTGTGAAGACTTTGAAGGCTTCAGCTGAATTCCAGATAAActctaaaaagaaagaacattttcctCTACAGGATCATTCTGATCTCGCTTCCTCAGCAGACCAGAGTCTAGATATGCCTTTGCATAATTCCTCTGAAGAAGCAGTCATAGCAGATAATCTGGAGAAATCTACTGAAAGAAGtacccagggcctcaagttttATCTTCACACAAGACAGGAAGCTAGTTTATCTGTCACAAGTACTAGGATGCATGAACCATTGATGCTTATAGATGAAAGGTGTCGGCATCCAAAAAGTCAAAACCTGAGTCCAGTGAATGGCCTTCAGCAGCACATAGAACCAGGGAGTGAACAGCATGAAGTGGTACAGAAGAATACTCCATGTGACAGAGAGCATCTTTGTGACATGGGGGACCTTGAACTTGATGAAGAAAGACACCAGGACCAGCAAAATATTGTTGATTTGGAAGCTACGATGAAAGGGTATGGACAAAAAAATATGGATCTTACAAGTACAGAGAAATGTTTTCTACCTTCAGGATGCTGCTCAGACTCAGAAACACTTATGGAAGTAGATACGCTTGACCAGTCCCTAGTTGCTGTGCTTAACTCAGCAGGTAGTCTGAGTGCAAGTGTCAACAACACTGATGCATTGGATCTCACTTCAGATAATCCTTCGATGGAAGTAGAAACATCAAAATGTAACCCCTCATCTGAAAATTTGAGTAATGCCATCTCCACTCAGGATTTACAGCCCCCAAGAAGTAATATTGAAATGTGTGgaacaaataaagaatatggCTGTTCCTCCCCCTCTTTAAGTTTGTGTGGCTGTTGTCAGCCCTCTGTGGAGTCAGCAGAAGAACCTTGTTCATCCATAACAGCAGCTTTGAAAGAACTTCATGAACTTTTGGTCATTAGTAGTAAGCCAGCTTCAGAAAATACACCTGAGGAAGTTACCTGTCAATCGGAAATTGTAGCTGACCACCAAACAGGTATTAAGGACCTTTCAGAAAGGTGGACCCAAAGTGAGCATCTGACCCTCGATGATGAGTGTCCACAAGTCTCCTATCACCAGACCAGATTGGTATCAGTAAAGACAGAAAACTTAGGCACCACACCTTGTACTGACATAGAAGATGTAAAAAATACTAGTTCCGGGGGTTTAGGTGATGATCTATCAGCTGACAAGGAAGGTGTCCCCAGATCTAGGGAGTCAGTAAGCAAGAACAGTTCTGGCACTATAACTTCAGCTAAATCTAATCAATTACACTGCCCCTTAGGTGTAGAGAATTCACCCAGACTTGTAGCAGGTGAGGAGGATACACTCAGTCAGACTTCTGAGCAAACTAAGTCTTTGCCATCCAGTTTCATACTGGTTGAAGACTTGGGTCAGGGCATACATTACCCAGTAACAGACAGACCTGAAACCAGAGAAAATGACTGTCCTGCAGCTGCAAGGCCGTTTCTTGAATTGGAACCACTGACCAGCCAGCCATCATCAATTCCCTCCATTCTTCCACCATTAGTTTTTCCTGCCACAGATATTGACCGGCTTGTCCGTGCTGGCTTCACTTTGCAGGAAGCTCTTGGGGCTCTGCGTCAAGTTGGCGGGAATGCAGACCTTGCACTTCTTGTTCTGCTAGCAAAGAGCATCGTTGTTCCTACGTAA
- the Ddi2 gene encoding protein DDI1 homolog 2 isoform X4, with the protein MSSLPTLDGFNHPSHSSGQSPEIGSPTSLARSVSASVCPIKPSDPDSIEPTAVKTLKASAEFQINSKKKEHFPLQDHSDLASSADQSLDMPLHNSSEEAVIADNLEKSTERSTQGLKFYLHTRQEASLSVTSTRMHEPLMLIDERCRHPKSQNLSPVNGLQQHIEPGSEQHEVVQKNTPCDREHLCDMGDLELDEERHQDQQNIVDLEATMKGYGQKNMDLTSTEKCFLPSGCCSDSETLMEVDTLDQSLVAVLNSAGSLSASVNNTDALDLTSDNPSMEVETSKCNPSSENLSNAISTQDLQPPRSNIEMCGTNKEYGCSSPSLSLCGCCQPSVESAEEPCSSITAALKELHELLVISSKPASENTPEEVTCQSEIVADHQTGIKDLSERWTQSEHLTLDDECPQVSYHQTRLVSVKTENLGTTPCTDIEDVKNTSSGGLGDDLSADKEGVPRSRESVSKNSSGTITSAKSNQLHCPLGVENSPRLVAGEEDTLSQTSEQTKSLPSSFILVEDLGQGIHYPVTDRPETRENDCPAAARPFLELEPLTSQPSSIPSILPPLVFPATDIDRLVRAGFTLQEALGALRQVGGNADLALLVLLAKSIVVPT; encoded by the coding sequence ATGTCATCATTACCAACTTTAGATGGATTTAACCATCCATCCCATTCTTCAGGACAGAGTCCTGAGATTGGTAGTCCTACAAGTCTTGCTCGCTCTGTCTCTGCTTCAGTCTGCCCTATCAAGCCCAGTGACCCAGATAGCATTGAACCTACAGCTGTGAAGACTTTGAAGGCTTCAGCTGAATTCCAGATAAActctaaaaagaaagaacattttcctCTACAGGATCATTCTGATCTCGCTTCCTCAGCAGACCAGAGTCTAGATATGCCTTTGCATAATTCCTCTGAAGAAGCAGTCATAGCAGATAATCTGGAGAAATCTACTGAAAGAAGtacccagggcctcaagttttATCTTCACACAAGACAGGAAGCTAGTTTATCTGTCACAAGTACTAGGATGCATGAACCATTGATGCTTATAGATGAAAGGTGTCGGCATCCAAAAAGTCAAAACCTGAGTCCAGTGAATGGCCTTCAGCAGCACATAGAACCAGGGAGTGAACAGCATGAAGTGGTACAGAAGAATACTCCATGTGACAGAGAGCATCTTTGTGACATGGGGGACCTTGAACTTGATGAAGAAAGACACCAGGACCAGCAAAATATTGTTGATTTGGAAGCTACGATGAAAGGGTATGGACAAAAAAATATGGATCTTACAAGTACAGAGAAATGTTTTCTACCTTCAGGATGCTGCTCAGACTCAGAAACACTTATGGAAGTAGATACGCTTGACCAGTCCCTAGTTGCTGTGCTTAACTCAGCAGGTAGTCTGAGTGCAAGTGTCAACAACACTGATGCATTGGATCTCACTTCAGATAATCCTTCGATGGAAGTAGAAACATCAAAATGTAACCCCTCATCTGAAAATTTGAGTAATGCCATCTCCACTCAGGATTTACAGCCCCCAAGAAGTAATATTGAAATGTGTGgaacaaataaagaatatggCTGTTCCTCCCCCTCTTTAAGTTTGTGTGGCTGTTGTCAGCCCTCTGTGGAGTCAGCAGAAGAACCTTGTTCATCCATAACAGCAGCTTTGAAAGAACTTCATGAACTTTTGGTCATTAGTAGTAAGCCAGCTTCAGAAAATACACCTGAGGAAGTTACCTGTCAATCGGAAATTGTAGCTGACCACCAAACAGGTATTAAGGACCTTTCAGAAAGGTGGACCCAAAGTGAGCATCTGACCCTCGATGATGAGTGTCCACAAGTCTCCTATCACCAGACCAGATTGGTATCAGTAAAGACAGAAAACTTAGGCACCACACCTTGTACTGACATAGAAGATGTAAAAAATACTAGTTCCGGGGGTTTAGGTGATGATCTATCAGCTGACAAGGAAGGTGTCCCCAGATCTAGGGAGTCAGTAAGCAAGAACAGTTCTGGCACTATAACTTCAGCTAAATCTAATCAATTACACTGCCCCTTAGGTGTAGAGAATTCACCCAGACTTGTAGCAGGTGAGGAGGATACACTCAGTCAGACTTCTGAGCAAACTAAGTCTTTGCCATCCAGTTTCATACTGGTTGAAGACTTGGGTCAGGGCATACATTACCCAGTAACAGACAGACCTGAAACCAGAGAAAATGACTGTCCTGCAGCTGCAAGGCCGTTTCTTGAATTGGAACCACTGACCAGCCAGCCATCATCAATTCCCTCCATTCTTCCACCATTAGTTTTTCCTGCCACAGATATTGACCGGCTTGTCCGTGCTGGCTTCACTTTGCAGGAAGCTCTTGGGGCTCTGCGTCAAGTTGGCGGGAATGCAGACCTTGCACTTCTTGTTCTGCTAGCAAAGAGCATCGTTGTTCCTACGTAA